One segment of Halococcus salsus DNA contains the following:
- a CDS encoding PQQ-dependent sugar dehydrogenase has protein sequence MAAAGTLASVGGLTGAAAQSQPETIELDGTTAGWVGRAPGRIEGATNPTLHLEAGTDYRITWTNTDGAPHNIEIHDANGTVLERTEVISGRGKTQTLAFTATEEMATYLCEVHPTTMVGDVSFEPATETTTSGVEVDESYFEKGPQIRTETVADEGLTAPLDLAVPPGERGRLFIVDQVGQIYVYDTASGERETFFDLSDQLVDFGNLPNEKVIDERGLLGLAFHPNFAENRKFYVAYSAPRREGTPSNYTHTQVVEEYEANADGTAALPETQRVLLEMPSPYYTHNGGALAFGPDDGYLYISIGNGGGALKSEKQVDDWYAPNRGGNGQDVGHNLLGSILRIDVDTQEGGKAYGIPDGNPLVDDAGLDEHYAWGFRNPWRMDFSGGRLMAADVGQARYEEVDVVEKGGNYGWNIKEGTHCFAATGNPGDTRASCPSRTPDSVRGGEPLIDPVVEYPHPNVEDGPGAGISVIGGYFYENATIPELEDRYVFGDYSKGKAEPTGSLFAATPTDEGQWSTEEITLADTDNGHLNGFLLCVGRDNDGELYALTTDELGPTGETGAVQRLRPPAAEETTAADTETPGRPPTATATAEPTPTATATETATATEEPTPTATESATTTNTSNGTEDGGVGRFVPGSGPGFGVLAGLAGVVGIAARLVSRGGDE, from the coding sequence GTGGCCGCGGCCGGCACGCTCGCCAGCGTCGGCGGGCTCACGGGAGCCGCCGCCCAGTCACAGCCCGAGACGATCGAGCTCGATGGCACGACCGCCGGCTGGGTCGGTCGAGCCCCCGGCCGGATCGAGGGCGCGACCAACCCGACCCTCCACCTCGAAGCCGGTACCGACTACCGGATCACGTGGACGAACACCGACGGCGCGCCACACAACATCGAGATACACGACGCCAACGGCACCGTCCTCGAACGGACGGAGGTCATCTCCGGGAGGGGGAAGACCCAGACCCTCGCGTTCACCGCGACCGAGGAGATGGCGACCTACCTCTGTGAGGTCCACCCGACCACGATGGTCGGTGACGTCAGTTTCGAGCCGGCGACCGAGACCACGACGAGCGGGGTCGAAGTGGACGAGTCGTACTTCGAGAAGGGACCGCAGATACGAACCGAGACGGTCGCCGACGAGGGTCTCACCGCGCCGCTGGACCTCGCAGTGCCGCCTGGCGAGCGCGGCCGCCTCTTCATCGTGGACCAAGTGGGCCAGATCTACGTCTACGACACCGCTTCCGGCGAGCGCGAGACCTTCTTCGACCTCAGCGACCAGCTCGTCGACTTCGGGAACCTCCCGAACGAGAAGGTGATCGACGAACGCGGCCTGCTCGGACTCGCGTTCCACCCGAACTTCGCCGAGAACCGCAAGTTCTACGTGGCCTACAGCGCCCCGCGGCGCGAGGGCACGCCCTCGAACTACACCCACACGCAAGTGGTCGAGGAGTACGAGGCAAACGCGGACGGCACGGCGGCGTTACCCGAAACCCAGCGCGTGCTGCTCGAAATGCCCTCGCCGTACTACACCCACAACGGCGGCGCGCTCGCGTTCGGCCCCGACGACGGCTACCTCTACATCAGCATCGGCAACGGGGGCGGCGCGCTGAAGTCGGAGAAGCAGGTCGACGACTGGTACGCCCCGAACCGGGGCGGGAACGGCCAGGACGTCGGCCACAACCTCCTGGGGAGCATCCTCCGGATCGACGTCGATACGCAGGAGGGAGGGAAAGCCTACGGGATCCCCGACGGCAACCCGCTGGTCGACGACGCGGGCCTCGACGAACACTACGCCTGGGGCTTTCGCAACCCCTGGCGGATGGACTTCTCCGGCGGTCGGCTGATGGCCGCCGACGTCGGACAGGCGCGATACGAGGAGGTCGACGTCGTCGAGAAGGGCGGCAACTACGGGTGGAACATCAAGGAAGGGACCCACTGTTTCGCCGCGACCGGCAACCCGGGCGACACGCGGGCGTCGTGTCCGAGCCGCACCCCCGACTCGGTGCGCGGCGGCGAGCCGCTGATCGACCCCGTCGTCGAGTACCCCCACCCGAACGTCGAGGACGGCCCCGGGGCCGGCATCTCCGTGATCGGCGGCTACTTCTACGAGAACGCGACCATCCCGGAGCTCGAAGACCGGTACGTCTTCGGCGACTACTCGAAGGGGAAGGCCGAACCGACGGGGTCGCTGTTCGCCGCCACCCCGACCGACGAGGGCCAGTGGTCGACCGAAGAGATAACGCTCGCCGACACCGACAACGGTCATCTGAACGGGTTCTTGCTGTGTGTCGGTCGGGACAACGACGGCGAACTCTACGCGCTGACGACCGACGAACTCGGCCCGACGGGCGAGACCGGGGCCGTCCAGCGCCTCCGGCCGCCCGCGGCCGAGGAGACGACGGCCGCCGACACCGAGACGCCGGGTCGACCGCCGACCGCGACGGCGACCGCCGAGCCCACCCCGACCGCGACCGCCACCGAGACGGCCACCGCGACCGAGGAACCGACACCGACCGCGACCGAGAGCGCGACGACCACGAACACGTCGAACGGAACCGAGGACGGTGGGGTCGGCCGGTTCGTCCCGGGGAGCGGACCCGGGTTCGGCGTGCTCGCGGGGCTGGCGGGCGTCGTCGGCATCGCCGCCCGACTGGTGTCCCGGGGCGGGGACGAATGA
- the purH gene encoding bifunctional phosphoribosylaminoimidazolecarboxamide formyltransferase/IMP cyclohydrolase: protein MTRIAGLAGNRGRNLLRIAEREPGGAELAVVLTDDPDAPVLDSAAERGVPTEVVEQGDDSREAHERRLLDALDGYDVDLVCLDGYMRVLTDEYLDDAPLTFNVHPSLLPAFPGADAHEQVLDSGVSVTGCTVHIATEEVDEGPIVTQEAVPVYANDDAESLKTRVLQRAEFVAYPRAVRWFAEGAIEIKGEGDDRQVRVERDATDDFPSRRMATEERGAQLRYGENPHQAAAVYSDPTSEATSVVDADQLNPDAKALSYNNYNDADGALGLIEEFDEPAAAVIKHTNPAGCATADDLATAYEHALATDPMSAFGGIVALNRECDAATAEQVIDSYKEVVVAPGYTDDALSTLREKESLRVLDVGEFGAQARFREKPLAGGRLVQERDAQVITPDDLEVVTEREPTDEQLETMCFAWQVIKHVKSNAILLADGTETVGVGMGQVSRVDAVRLAAMKADEHAEGKGPEGSVLASDAFFPFPDGIEAAAEAGVEAVVQPGGSMRDDEVVAAADDLGLAMAHTGQRAFRHD, encoded by the coding sequence ATGACCAGGATCGCGGGGCTGGCGGGGAACCGGGGCCGGAACCTGCTGCGGATCGCCGAACGGGAACCCGGCGGGGCGGAGCTCGCGGTCGTCCTCACCGACGACCCCGACGCGCCGGTGCTCGATAGCGCGGCCGAGCGCGGGGTTCCCACCGAAGTCGTCGAGCAGGGCGACGACTCGCGTGAGGCCCACGAGCGCCGGCTGCTCGACGCGCTCGACGGCTACGACGTCGACCTCGTTTGCCTCGACGGCTACATGCGCGTGCTCACCGACGAGTACCTCGACGACGCGCCGCTCACCTTCAACGTCCACCCGTCGCTGCTGCCCGCCTTCCCGGGGGCCGACGCCCACGAACAGGTCCTCGATTCGGGCGTCAGCGTCACGGGCTGCACCGTCCACATCGCGACCGAGGAGGTCGACGAAGGACCGATCGTGACCCAGGAGGCAGTACCGGTGTACGCCAACGACGACGCCGAGTCGCTGAAGACCAGGGTGCTCCAGCGGGCCGAGTTCGTGGCCTACCCGCGTGCCGTCCGGTGGTTCGCCGAGGGCGCGATCGAGATCAAGGGTGAGGGCGACGACCGGCAGGTGCGCGTCGAACGCGACGCGACCGACGACTTCCCGAGCCGGCGGATGGCCACCGAGGAGCGCGGGGCACAGCTCAGGTACGGCGAGAACCCACACCAGGCCGCGGCGGTCTACTCGGACCCGACGAGCGAGGCGACGAGCGTGGTCGACGCCGACCAGTTGAACCCCGACGCGAAGGCGCTCTCGTACAACAACTACAACGACGCCGACGGCGCGCTCGGGCTGATCGAGGAGTTCGACGAGCCGGCCGCCGCGGTGATCAAACACACCAACCCCGCGGGCTGTGCGACCGCCGACGACCTCGCGACGGCCTACGAACACGCGCTCGCCACCGATCCGATGAGCGCGTTCGGCGGGATCGTCGCGCTCAACCGCGAGTGCGACGCCGCGACCGCCGAGCAGGTCATCGACTCCTACAAGGAGGTCGTCGTCGCGCCGGGCTACACCGACGACGCGCTCTCGACCCTCCGGGAGAAGGAGAGTCTCCGGGTGCTCGACGTCGGCGAGTTCGGCGCGCAGGCACGCTTTCGCGAGAAACCACTCGCCGGCGGTCGGCTCGTCCAGGAGCGCGACGCCCAGGTCATCACGCCCGACGACTTGGAGGTCGTCACCGAACGCGAACCCACCGACGAGCAGTTGGAGACGATGTGTTTCGCCTGGCAGGTCATCAAACACGTCAAGTCGAACGCGATCCTGCTCGCCGACGGCACCGAGACCGTCGGGGTGGGGATGGGCCAAGTCTCGCGGGTCGACGCGGTGCGGCTGGCGGCGATGAAGGCCGACGAACACGCCGAGGGGAAGGGTCCCGAGGGGTCGGTGCTGGCGTCGGACGCGTTCTTCCCGTTCCCCGACGGCATCGAGGCGGCGGCCGAGGCCGGCGTCGAAGCCGTGGTCCAGCCCGGCGGCTCCATGCGGGACGACGAGGTGGTCGCGGCGGCCGACGACCTCGGTCTCGCGATGGCCCACACCGGTCAGCGCGCCTTCCGCCACGACTGA
- a CDS encoding non-canonical purine NTP pyrophosphatase, whose amino-acid sequence MLRYVTTNEGKVREARAYIDCDPLDYDYTEVQAPDLGTIAAHGAREAYTHADEPVIVDDAGLFVDSLDGFPGPYSAYVEDTLGVERVRRLVTNQEGEDGSAEDTRAAFRCVLAYCDGGSFDASPDPVDRDDRALAAAAGDESNEGLPVKLFEGVVRGRIVPARGDGGFGYDPIFEHDGTTFAEMDTAEKNAVSHRGRALASFGEWLGERGE is encoded by the coding sequence ATGCTCAGGTACGTGACGACCAACGAGGGGAAGGTCCGCGAGGCGCGGGCGTACATCGACTGTGACCCCCTCGACTACGACTACACCGAGGTGCAGGCCCCCGACCTCGGGACGATCGCGGCCCACGGCGCGCGCGAGGCCTACACCCACGCGGACGAACCCGTGATCGTCGACGACGCCGGCCTGTTCGTCGACTCCCTCGATGGGTTCCCGGGGCCGTACTCCGCGTACGTCGAGGACACCCTCGGCGTCGAGCGTGTCCGGCGGCTCGTGACCAATCAGGAGGGCGAGGACGGGTCCGCCGAGGACACCCGGGCGGCCTTCCGGTGTGTGCTGGCCTACTGCGACGGCGGGTCGTTCGACGCGAGTCCGGACCCGGTCGACCGGGACGACCGCGCGCTCGCGGCCGCGGCGGGCGACGAGTCGAACGAGGGCCTGCCGGTGAAGCTCTTCGAGGGCGTGGTGCGCGGGCGGATCGTCCCGGCGCGCGGCGACGGCGGGTTCGGCTACGACCCGATCTTCGAACACGACGGCACCACGTTCGCGGAGATGGACACGGCGGAGAAGAACGCGGTCTCCCACCGCGGACGCGCGCTGGCGTCGTTCGGCGAGTGGCTCGGCGAGCGCGGGGAGTAA
- a CDS encoding DUF5808 domain-containing protein has protein sequence MADERPPSGEIFGVPYNFNRPSLGRMLSAYWQPGEEMLVKKPFGVGYTLNLANWRSWIVLGVAAFLVAQESKGEETSEYEENEEPVEVIVD, from the coding sequence ATGGCAGACGAACGACCACCGTCCGGCGAGATCTTCGGCGTCCCGTACAACTTCAACCGCCCGAGCCTCGGTCGGATGCTGTCGGCGTACTGGCAGCCCGGCGAGGAGATGCTGGTGAAGAAGCCGTTCGGGGTCGGCTACACCCTGAACCTCGCCAACTGGCGGTCGTGGATCGTCCTCGGCGTCGCCGCCTTCCTGGTCGCCCAGGAGAGCAAGGGCGAGGAGACGAGCGAGTACGAGGAGAACGAGGAGCCGGTCGAAGTCATCGTCGACTGA
- a CDS encoding bifunctional N(6)-L-threonylcarbamoyladenine synthase/serine/threonine protein kinase produces the protein MRVLGIEGTAWAASAALFDPEIEEVYIESDAYQPETGGIHPREAAEHMRTAIPDVVETVLDDAGEGGIDAVAFSQGPGLGPCLRIAGTAARALALSLDVPLVGVNHMLAHAEIGRHRSNFDSPICLNTSGANAHVLGFVGGRYRILGETMDTGIGNALDKFTRHLDWSHPGGPKVERAAREGSYTKLPYVVTGMDFSFSGIMSAAKEAVDDGVPVEDVCFSLQETTFAMLTEVAERALALTGKTELVLGGGVGQNARLQAMLGEMCAARGTEFFAPEARFLQDNAGMIAVLGARMAETGETIPVESSRIDSGFRPDQVAVTWRDPDPPRQSDPETDHQGAEAVVEFEGDRVVKRRLPKSYRHPTLDDRLRRERVVEEARLTSAARRLGVPTPVVYDVDTHETRLVLERVGDADLRDRLEVDAEAGTNRVRAVADHLARLHGSGIVHGDPTTRNVRVSGETADDGRTYLIDFGLGYYTDAVEDHAMDCHVFEQSLSGTATEPDRLREAFEARYAERGEGAVLDRLREIEGRGRYQ, from the coding sequence ATGCGCGTTCTCGGTATCGAGGGTACCGCGTGGGCGGCGAGCGCGGCGCTGTTCGATCCCGAAATCGAGGAGGTATACATCGAGAGCGACGCCTATCAACCCGAGACCGGCGGGATCCATCCGCGCGAGGCCGCCGAACACATGCGCACGGCGATCCCGGACGTGGTCGAGACGGTGCTCGACGACGCGGGGGAGGGGGGTATCGACGCGGTGGCGTTTTCCCAGGGACCCGGGCTCGGACCGTGTCTCCGTATCGCGGGCACCGCCGCCCGCGCGCTCGCGCTCTCGCTCGACGTGCCGCTCGTCGGGGTGAACCACATGCTCGCCCACGCCGAGATCGGTCGCCACCGATCGAACTTCGACTCACCGATCTGTCTCAACACCAGCGGCGCGAACGCCCACGTCCTCGGGTTCGTCGGCGGCCGGTACCGGATCCTGGGGGAGACGATGGACACCGGGATCGGCAACGCGCTCGATAAGTTCACCCGCCACCTCGACTGGTCGCACCCCGGGGGGCCGAAGGTCGAACGCGCCGCGCGCGAGGGGAGCTACACCAAACTCCCCTACGTCGTTACCGGGATGGATTTCTCCTTTTCCGGGATCATGAGCGCCGCGAAGGAGGCCGTCGACGACGGGGTCCCCGTCGAGGACGTCTGTTTCTCGCTGCAAGAGACGACGTTCGCGATGCTCACCGAGGTGGCCGAACGCGCGCTCGCGCTCACCGGGAAGACCGAACTCGTGCTCGGCGGCGGCGTTGGGCAGAACGCGCGGCTCCAAGCGATGCTCGGGGAGATGTGTGCGGCCCGCGGGACCGAGTTCTTCGCACCCGAGGCACGCTTCCTCCAGGACAACGCCGGGATGATCGCGGTGCTCGGCGCGAGGATGGCCGAGACCGGGGAGACCATCCCGGTCGAGTCCTCGCGGATCGACTCGGGGTTCCGCCCCGACCAGGTCGCGGTGACGTGGCGCGACCCCGACCCGCCACGGCAGTCCGACCCCGAGACCGACCACCAGGGCGCGGAGGCGGTGGTCGAGTTCGAGGGCGACCGGGTGGTGAAACGCCGTCTCCCCAAATCCTACCGCCATCCCACGCTCGACGACCGGCTCCGGCGCGAGCGCGTCGTCGAGGAGGCGCGCCTCACGAGCGCCGCGCGTCGGCTCGGGGTGCCGACGCCGGTGGTCTACGACGTCGACACCCACGAGACGCGGTTGGTCCTCGAACGCGTCGGCGACGCCGACCTCCGCGACCGGCTGGAGGTGGACGCGGAGGCGGGCACGAACCGGGTCCGTGCGGTCGCCGACCACCTCGCGAGGCTCCACGGCTCGGGGATCGTCCACGGCGACCCGACGACCCGAAACGTCCGGGTGAGTGGGGAGACGGCCGACGACGGCAGAACATACCTCATCGACTTCGGGCTCGGCTACTACACCGACGCGGTCGAGGACCACGCGATGGACTGTCACGTCTTCGAACAGTCGCTCTCGGGAACCGCCACGGAGCCCGACCGGCTCCGCGAGGCCTTCGAGGCGCGCTACGCCGAACGTGGCGAGGGAGCGGTGCTCGACCGCCTCCGGGAGATCGAGGGTCGCGGGCGATACCAGTAG
- a CDS encoding 30S ribosomal protein S27ae, with translation MSRSDLYNDDGTTDREQCPRCGDAFLADHGDRSHCGRCGYTEWN, from the coding sequence ATGTCCCGTTCGGACCTCTACAACGACGACGGCACCACCGACCGCGAGCAGTGTCCCCGGTGTGGCGACGCGTTCCTCGCCGACCACGGCGACCGCTCGCACTGCGGTCGGTGTGGCTACACCGAGTGGAACTGA
- a CDS encoding 30S ribosomal protein S24e yields the protein MEIEITAEEENPMLHRTDVRFELIHDQETPSRLSVRDSLAARLNKDAGEVVIHELDTKFGMRRTLGYAKVYDSADDALEVEQAYMLERNKIAGDGDDVEAEEA from the coding sequence ATGGAAATAGAGATCACTGCGGAGGAGGAGAACCCGATGCTCCACCGCACCGACGTGCGGTTCGAGCTCATCCACGACCAGGAGACGCCGTCGCGGCTCTCGGTTCGCGACAGCCTCGCCGCGCGGCTCAACAAGGACGCGGGCGAGGTCGTGATCCACGAACTCGACACCAAGTTCGGGATGCGCCGAACCCTCGGCTACGCCAAGGTCTACGACAGCGCCGACGACGCCCTCGAAGTCGAGCAGGCCTACATGCTCGAACGCAACAAGATCGCGGGCGACGGGGACGACGTCGAAGCGGAGGAGGCCTAA
- a CDS encoding NUDIX domain-containing protein, translating into MDGLTDPETLRDRDDVEFVEESVEAHQDHFELYEPIAGMAIVGVTDGRGRLLLLEREDAPVPVLPYGRTEPGDDWVTTAREAVADSTDVEVAIEGVRRVRRHTYRSESGAETTGCDVVFAATPVDDGTDPNGGHDWRASWREMGTLDLPDDPNNDVLNDIRLFVE; encoded by the coding sequence ATGGACGGGCTCACCGACCCCGAAACGCTGCGCGACCGCGACGACGTCGAGTTCGTCGAGGAGTCGGTGGAAGCGCATCAGGATCACTTCGAGCTGTACGAACCCATCGCGGGGATGGCGATCGTGGGGGTCACCGACGGGCGCGGCCGACTGCTGCTCTTAGAGCGCGAGGACGCACCGGTCCCGGTGTTGCCCTACGGCCGGACCGAACCCGGCGACGACTGGGTGACGACCGCGCGCGAGGCGGTCGCGGACTCGACCGACGTCGAGGTCGCGATCGAGGGCGTGCGGCGGGTCCGTCGCCACACCTACCGGTCCGAGTCGGGCGCGGAGACGACCGGCTGCGACGTGGTGTTCGCCGCGACGCCGGTGGACGACGGGACCGATCCGAACGGGGGCCACGACTGGCGTGCGTCGTGGCGTGAGATGGGGACCCTCGACCTCCCCGACGACCCGAACAACGACGTGCTGAACGACATCCGGCTGTTCGTCGAATAG
- a CDS encoding aldo/keto reductase codes for MDHRPLGSTGHDVSEVGYGTWNIGGSWGDVADEEGHAAIEAALDEGVTFLDTADVYGDGRSERLLREVLDDRDEDPTVATKAGRRLDPHEAEDYDLEHLRGFVDRSRENLGQETLDLLQLHCPPTEAYYQPETFDALDVLVEEDRIDHYGVSVERIEEGLKAIEYPGVETVQVIFNPFRQRPAEALFAEAERADVGIIVRVPLASGLLTGAIDADTEFEENDHRNFNREGEAFDVGETFAGVPLEEGVAAVEDLQRVVPEELTLAQFALRWILDFDAVSTVIPGSTSPEHIAENVAASDVDPLSHERHGATRDVYESRIAEHVHHRW; via the coding sequence ATGGATCATCGACCACTGGGTTCGACCGGTCACGACGTCTCGGAAGTCGGGTACGGAACCTGGAACATCGGCGGAAGCTGGGGCGACGTCGCGGACGAAGAGGGCCACGCGGCCATCGAGGCGGCGCTCGACGAGGGGGTCACGTTTCTCGACACCGCCGACGTCTACGGCGACGGCCGGAGCGAGCGTCTGCTTCGGGAGGTGCTCGACGACCGGGACGAGGACCCGACCGTGGCGACGAAGGCCGGTCGGCGGCTCGACCCCCACGAGGCCGAGGACTACGACCTCGAACACCTCCGTGGGTTCGTCGACCGGAGCCGCGAGAACCTCGGTCAGGAGACCCTCGACCTGCTCCAGCTCCACTGCCCGCCGACCGAGGCCTACTACCAGCCCGAGACGTTCGACGCGCTCGACGTCCTCGTCGAGGAGGACCGTATCGACCACTACGGCGTCAGCGTCGAGCGGATCGAGGAGGGGCTGAAGGCCATCGAGTATCCCGGCGTCGAGACGGTCCAAGTGATCTTCAACCCGTTCCGCCAGCGGCCCGCGGAGGCGCTGTTCGCCGAAGCCGAGCGCGCGGACGTGGGGATCATCGTACGCGTCCCGCTCGCCTCCGGCCTCCTCACGGGGGCCATCGACGCCGACACCGAGTTCGAGGAGAACGACCACCGCAACTTCAACCGCGAGGGCGAGGCGTTCGACGTGGGCGAGACGTTCGCGGGCGTCCCGCTGGAGGAGGGCGTCGCGGCCGTCGAAGACCTTCAACGAGTCGTGCCCGAGGAACTCACGCTCGCGCAGTTCGCGCTCCGGTGGATCCTCGACTTCGACGCGGTCTCGACGGTGATCCCGGGCTCGACCAGCCCCGAGCACATCGCCGAGAACGTCGCGGCGAGCGACGTCGACCCGCTGAGCCACGAACGCCACGGGGCGACGCGCGACGTCTACGAGAGCCGGATCGCCGAGCACGTCCACCATCGGTGGTAG
- a CDS encoding TIGR00341 family protein encodes MRLVQILIPEGARESIVGSLDDEGIDYAMWAETGRGDFEAVVSFPVPTGGVEPVLSRLREEGLEEDAYTIVQSTETVVSRRIDDLRGRYTDLRISREELVARAAELAPETSTFFIFLVVSTLIATAGLLLDSTATIIGAMVIAPLMGPAISASVGTVLAKDDMASRGLMLQVTGLSAAVATGALFGLLLKETVLLPPVDIRTIPQVAERTSPNFLSLFLALGSGIAGAVSLIRRAGSALVGVAIAVALIPPAATAGLGLAWGYPGVTLAAGVLVLVNLLAVNLSALVLFWLAGYRPELGTYAARTRRRVRAHVAAVVGGIALLSVVLGLVTVASFETGTVEYTTNSEVETMFDDGRFDGLQFESASVDYTITDVLLGNPATVAVVAEHGPNARIPPGVAQDIDDRLTNETGEPVAVDVVFVRGQRSAA; translated from the coding sequence ATGAGGCTCGTTCAGATACTGATCCCCGAGGGGGCACGCGAGTCGATCGTGGGATCGCTCGACGACGAGGGGATCGACTACGCGATGTGGGCGGAGACCGGGCGCGGCGATTTCGAGGCCGTGGTCTCCTTTCCGGTGCCGACCGGTGGCGTCGAGCCGGTTCTCTCGCGCCTCCGTGAGGAAGGGTTGGAGGAGGACGCCTACACGATCGTTCAATCCACGGAGACGGTCGTCTCACGCCGGATAGACGACCTTCGTGGGCGGTACACCGACCTCCGCATCTCGCGTGAGGAACTCGTCGCGCGGGCCGCCGAACTCGCGCCGGAGACCTCGACGTTCTTCATCTTCCTCGTGGTGAGCACGCTCATCGCGACGGCGGGGCTCCTGCTCGACTCGACGGCGACCATCATCGGCGCGATGGTGATCGCCCCGCTCATGGGACCGGCGATCTCGGCGAGCGTCGGCACGGTGCTCGCGAAGGACGACATGGCCTCGCGCGGCCTGATGCTTCAGGTGACCGGGTTGTCCGCCGCGGTCGCGACGGGTGCGCTCTTCGGACTCCTCTTGAAGGAAACCGTCCTCCTGCCGCCGGTCGATATTCGTACTATCCCACAGGTCGCCGAACGCACCTCGCCGAACTTCCTCTCGCTGTTTCTGGCGCTGGGCTCGGGTATCGCGGGTGCCGTGAGCCTGATTCGGAGGGCCGGGTCGGCGCTCGTCGGCGTCGCGATCGCGGTGGCGCTCATCCCGCCGGCTGCCACCGCGGGGCTCGGGCTCGCGTGGGGCTATCCGGGCGTCACGCTCGCCGCGGGCGTGCTCGTGCTGGTGAACCTGCTCGCGGTCAACCTCTCGGCGCTCGTGCTGTTCTGGCTCGCCGGCTACCGCCCGGAGCTCGGGACGTACGCGGCCCGGACCCGTCGCCGAGTCCGGGCCCACGTCGCGGCCGTCGTGGGCGGGATCGCGCTGCTCTCGGTCGTGCTCGGGCTCGTCACGGTGGCCTCGTTCGAAACCGGGACGGTCGAGTACACCACGAACAGCGAGGTCGAAACGATGTTCGATGACGGCCGGTTCGACGGGCTTCAGTTCGAATCCGCGAGCGTCGACTATACCATCACCGACGTGCTCCTCGGCAACCCGGCGACGGTGGCCGTCGTCGCCGAACACGGACCCAACGCACGGATCCCACCCGGGGTCGCCCAGGACATCGACGACCGGTTGACGAACGAGACGGGCGAACCGGTCGCCGTCGACGTCGTGTTCGTCCGGGGGCAGCGCTCTGCGGCGTGA
- a CDS encoding GTP-dependent dephospho-CoA kinase family protein, producing the protein MADHGTDEESDTDESGVVLTLPEELRGAFKEPFGPVFTDTDRLVGELGDPVIAVGDVVTRHLTRAGVRPDLAVVDWVTEREALPDDKLPDITGYDSRIDVENPAAGLAHELLDALQDGIERGETAVVVVEGEEDLAALPVLAIAPEGASVVYGQPGAGMVHVEIDTEIGEHARGLLSRMDGDHDRARRALDLE; encoded by the coding sequence GTGGCCGACCACGGGACGGACGAGGAGAGCGACACCGACGAATCGGGCGTGGTTCTCACCCTTCCCGAGGAACTCCGCGGCGCGTTCAAGGAACCGTTCGGACCGGTCTTCACCGATACCGACCGACTCGTCGGAGAACTCGGCGACCCGGTCATCGCCGTCGGCGACGTCGTGACCCGCCACCTCACACGGGCGGGCGTCCGTCCCGACCTCGCGGTCGTGGACTGGGTCACTGAACGTGAGGCGCTCCCGGATGACAAACTCCCGGATATCACGGGCTACGACAGCCGGATCGACGTCGAGAACCCGGCGGCGGGGCTGGCCCACGAACTCCTGGACGCCCTCCAAGACGGGATCGAGCGGGGCGAGACCGCCGTCGTCGTGGTCGAGGGCGAGGAGGACCTCGCGGCGCTGCCGGTGCTCGCCATCGCCCCCGAGGGGGCGAGCGTGGTCTACGGCCAACCGGGTGCGGGGATGGTCCACGTCGAGATCGACACCGAGATCGGCGAACACGCGCGCGGGCTCCTCTCGCGAATGGACGGCGACCACGACCGAGCGCGGCGCGCGCTCGACCTCGAATAG
- the spt4 gene encoding transcription elongation factor subunit Spt4, which produces MATRRVCRECHRVLDSPDQQTCPACGSSSLTEDWAGYVVIAHPETSEIAAEMQVTEPGRYALKVR; this is translated from the coding sequence GTGGCGACTAGACGCGTCTGCCGCGAGTGCCACCGGGTGCTCGACTCGCCCGACCAGCAGACCTGTCCCGCCTGCGGCTCGTCGAGCCTCACCGAGGACTGGGCGGGCTACGTGGTGATCGCCCACCCCGAGACCAGCGAGATCGCCGCCGAGATGCAGGTCACCGAACCCGGTCGCTACGCGCTGAAGGTCCGCTGA